In Patagioenas fasciata isolate bPatFas1 chromosome 11, bPatFas1.hap1, whole genome shotgun sequence, the genomic stretch TTTTGGGAATTTTTCCTCCCTAACACTAGATTGAAATTAGTTTGAACCCAAGGGCAAAATCTTTAATACCTGTCTAACATACATTTGACCTTCTCTTCTATGAAATGCTCCAGAGTTTTTCTCATCTGAAGAGAATGGGAAGTTTAAGTTGGATTTCATCTCTCAGCTGTCAGGGTTTatgaaagaaacatgaaaatgaaaactgactTGCCtcacaattaacaagaaaagaacCTGAAGCCCCAAATCAAAGCATCAGACAGCTACAATACTTAGCATTTATACAATTCTCTTCCCACAGAATGATCCAACGACATTTTTCGGGTCTGTGTGGAAATCGCTGCAGCATTTTAATGATATCTTTACAGAAGAATTTTAGACGGGTGATagatttttgtcttttaattaGAGCTGCAGAAGAGTTGAGGTCAGCAGAATGACACtgcctgatctaattgaagaaaAACACTGCGCCTAAAGCCTGCTGTACACACAGATTGCACTGCCTTAGTGACAGAATTATTTCATACTGATTTTGTTCGACTTGTAACTTTTTCACTGCCATTCTTATAACCCTACTCTGTTTAGATGGTACAGTACACAAGGACAGCAATCTACTTATCTGCTATTAATTCATTTGATTAGAAAACAGCTCAATGAAGGTCAGGTTTTCTGCTATTCAAGATAAAGATCAATACACGTTAATTTGTACATTTGGTCTTTTACAGGGTATTAAGCTTGCTTTTAGAATGTATTTCCAGGTAGATAAAGTGACGTGTAAGAAAAACTCTGAAAACCTCTGGATCTGCATCAGAAAATGGCTGTTTAGGGAAAACAAGTTAGAGTAAAACAGTTTCCCATGTGTTTTTGGAAACAGGAGACATGTTTAAATGTCTCATTTCATCGAACATTAGAACAGATTTTAAGCTTCTAGCAAAACCAGCCCGGTTTTGTGTAGTGGAAGCAATGCACTCTGTGCTTCCTAAGAAAGTCTGCAATGTGATCATGAAACAAAGTGTATATGTGAATGACTGATACACATTAATAAACAGAATATCACAGATGCTGCAGCACAAATTAGGTTTTGTATTATTTCAATTAAACATGTTTCTCACTTAAAAGATATCAATGCATTTCTAAAAAGCAAATCTCGGAGATACTGCCACAAAGACTTGTCAAGATGTGGCTGAGTATTGGGCTGAAAGcagcaaataaaataattaaacgtTACATTTGGTTTAGATATAACATTATGCTAAAATTCCAAGCATAATCGTTGTCACACTTCAATTTTAAAGCACAGACAAATTTCCAATTGACTGTATGCTCCCACACTTGACAGCAAATGCTAACCGCTAGTGTTTTGGAAAATGCAGTGCATTAATTTGGGCCACCCTCTACAGACTCCTATTCAATTCAAAGTTACCATGTATTTATTCCTTGTTTCTGACCATCTTATTTCCCagaagctgatttttttcttctttttttggttAAATAAAATGAATCATCATTTGCaacgggggaaaaaaagagacagcaGGACAGGGTCATTCATATGAATAAGTTAACTGTGTGGCCACAAGATCACAGGTGACAGGCAAAAGAtaacatttttattaataaaaacagTCCAGAATGTCAGGAGATGTGAATTTTGCTGACCTGTGAGTGAAACAAATCACTCAGTCATTAgcccacctttaaaaaaaaaatactattccaGAAATTTTGCATCTTTTAAAATGCAACCTTAATTCAACAGTGCGTTTCAGTTAGAACGTCATGTATCCCTTAAGAGTGAAAAGACCAGATTTGTTTTCTCACTTAAATAatgatttggggttttgtgtacagttacattttttatatatatatagatacacacactCTTCATGTTTGATGATAAAGGTGAAGATATTGGATACTATGCATCAATACACAAGATacgtggtttggttttgttgtgtgtggttttttgtttttgtggaagCCCTTCTAAAATTAACTGCTAATAGTGCCCAAATTTCTCTATGCATTTGTACTATTTCCAGAAAGAAACTGAATGCCAAAAACTGCAACTGGTTTCCTCTCCACCCATTCCTAGGGCAGCACATTATCTGGCTGAAGACATCCCTGCTCatttgcaggggggttggactagatgagctttgaaggacccttccaatcccaactATTCCGTAACTCTATGATTTGAAGGTCTTTTTGCATGGCAAGCAGCCACACTTGAGAATAAGCACTCACCTAGCTCACCCGCTGCATTTCGACCACCGACTGCATACAAATGTCCTTTGAGGGCACTTAGGTGGAAGAAGGTGCGCTTCTCATTTAAAGATGCGACTTGCATCCACTTGTTGTAGCGAGGATCAAACCTAAAGACCGTGTCAACCGCCGTCTTTCCTTTCGTGTCATAATTGCTCTGGCCCCCAACCACGTACAGAAAGTTTCCGATCACGGCGATGCCGTGCTGGTACCTCGGTGCATCCATGGGAGCCAAGGATTTCCATTCGTGGGCCTTTTCGTCATACATCCGTAACTCCTTGCTGACCACCAGCTGCTGCCTCAGCACGCCCCCCAAGGTCACCAAGTGAGTGCTGTCCGACCGAATGGCAGTTCTCTCCGACTGCATCACCGGTTGCATGTATGGCATCATTTGGTAATTGCTGGCTTCCAAAAGCAAGTTGACACAGGTATTGTCAGTTCTCATGAAGTCCACTGTTTGAACATAGTTAATAAGATCCTGGGGCGTCATGAGCGGAAACCTGATGTTCTTCATTAGCTTTGCAGCATACTCCATCCGAGGGTCCTCATACCGTAGCCAGCGACACGCGGCCTTGAAGAGTTCAAGTTCAGTGCAGTGCTTAAGGCTATTACTTGAAAGCACAAAGGCAAGACGCTCAAAGGGGAGTTTCACAAATTCACCAGTACTTAATAATGCAGGAAAGTTCTTCAGGATGAAATTATTAACATATTTATCCACTTCTGTGAGATTGTATGTGTTGGCAATTCGCCCAACCTCAACACAGTTTTCCAAGGAAACCTATTAAGTAAACAGAAATAGGAATCAGAACACTTTCCTAATTTGGCATATAAATGTTAATGTAGAATTAATGAATACTATAGAATGAGCAATATTACATCATGTCACAATGCTCAAGGTGATTCACACACGAGCAAATAAATAGTCAACGTGATGTATATATTCATGACTGCAAGGGGAGATCCAATGTATTCTTTATTTTGAGGAAAGAAATGAGACAAGTAAAAAGCAGATGGCATATATTAATTATGTCAAATACATTACACAATGACAACATATAGCAATTACGCAGCACTTAAAGtgattttctttgaaaagtgcTGCAAACATCTTTAAGTAATATGTTGTGGAAAATGCAGTTAAGGGAGAAGTGATCAGCTCAAAGTTACAGAGAATAATACAAAAGTAGGTCTCACcaacagacattttctaacattaTTGGAATTGTATTGTCATAGTGCAGTCAAAGAGAATGGCACAGCTACCGCTCCAAAGTCACATATTTCAGACTATTTATTAACAGTGTTCAATCCCATTAATACATTACTTAGGAACGAACAAAATTGGATCTTTAATAAACCAAGGTGGTGCTCTTACAGAAGATGTTCAAAATCAAATACATGGTATCATCAAAAATAAGACAAAGGTAGTGATTTTTTAACAcgcatttaacttttttttttttaaagaatgaatcTGAGAAGATTTTCCCTGGAAATATCCAGCACATGAAATGCTTTAGCAGTAGGGGCCATGCCCTAATTTCATCCAATACCTGAGCAACCCTATCTTGATAATCACATCTTTCACAGTGCTGTTGTATCTGTCTTTCTTACATCTTTGGCTCCTAAATTTCTGAGGTCACTCGTGATTCaaggcagagggaggaaaaaagacagGAGGGATGGGACACAACTTAAAGCAGGTCTCCAGTGAACCCAGCCAATTCATTTCGGCAAGCTCTACAGAACACATGCAAAGCAAGTCAATTTTCGGATAATTCTTGCTGAGAACTGCACCTTTTTTTCCATTCAGTCCTTATTCTAACCCAAGCTTCTTTTACACACCCCTTCTAGTCCCTCTGCATGTCAGTCCTACTCAATGTCGACAATTTCCACAACTTTGTGATTCTCATTATATTTGTAATGCCAGAAGAATTTAAGCTTCCAAATCTCatggttatttttaaaaagattataAAGATTGAGGACTATGACCTGATTGCAGCCTAAGAACCCAAAAACCTTCAAATGACCTTCTGGTCACGACAGAGATTACAAGATTTTAATACTGTATAACTCAATCTGATCATTGTCCTTTAATACTAGAAAATTGAAAAGTCTAATGAGTATGGGAATAGGAAGGTTTTTTAATTCACTAGAAACTGATCTAAGGTGCCCTAGAGTTCAGATCTGCAGTCACCCAAAGTCTCCATTCACACATCTGCATACGGTCAAATATTCCAAATCTTATTCTTCATCTCCAGGAACTCTAATCCTCTAATCAGGTCCTATCTAGAAGATGAATGTGTGGCAGACCATCAGGAGTTCTATCATAGAATACCTGTGTAATGCAtgaattgaaattatttttgtattagAAGAAAGACCACATTGTTTATACCAAAATATAATCACATCAGCAAGCAATGACCTACAAAACATCCTCTGATGCTTTAGAaacatcttttcttctttttactgtTTTTGAGAGTCAGTATCAAACTGATTTCCGTACATTTCctttcagtatttttaatttacataaatgAATTGCATAATTGCAGTAACAGCATACCTTAAATTAAGTACCTGAAACAGGACAGTCTTACTTCTGAAATTTCTTTCAAGctgtataataaaaataaagcaacagaAAAATCACCCCTTAATGAACAGCTGGCTTACCGTATACCACAAAACTTAATTCTTGCTATACAGTAATTGTATTTAAAAACTACATTGGGATATATTCCCTGGTATCAAACTACAGAGATGCAGCACTTCCTCCATATCAAGGTAAGCAGACAAAGGTACTATGGCATACAGAAAAGACATGCCTGAAGTcgaaagaacaaagcaaaaaaggTCCAGATGATGTCCCATTGGCAGATGGTGCTCAGGTTGCAATGAAGCATTTACGGACCTACCACAGAATGTACGGCAGTTATCAAGTGCCCAGCATTCATCCAGTTGATGTATCATCATAACTGTGTTACACCGTAAATCTATGCAGTTGAATGTGTTCCTGGAATGCTTACAGTTGAGGAATTTATTGCCACATTGTATACTGTTAATGACTAAGGAACATGACATCAGCAGTTTCCAGTCACTCCCTAATTCTCTGAAAATTTGCCTTATACTGCCTTAATTAATCCACTGGAACTGTACTGCACTCAGGGTTGTTTTTTTCATACTATCATTGCAAGCACTCTCCATTATGCTTAAGAAATTGTGTACTTTGGTTTACTAACACCTCACATCAGGGTatcatattaaatattttattaaaagttACCTCCATTGGCAAAAGTACTATTACCAACTTGACTGTGCTCTAAGACAGCAATCTACATACCAGGCTAAATTAGACTGCAAAGATCTCACAGTCATAAAAATACATACTCTAAAGATTCTTAAGTCCTGAGTCAAAAAATAATCCTTCAATACACAGTTATTTTTACTTAAATAGTCAAAATTGGACAGCACTGAAGTACAACAATTTTGTTTAAACACTTAAGTACTTGAGAGTTACTCAAGTGTTGATTTTCAGAAAAAGTTTGACTTATGGTATGGTACTTTTGAGGGGTGTGCAAACCATTCTCTATGGAAGTCAGTCAATCAGGAGCTCATCAACAACTTCTACTTCTGGAAATCCCACTGAAGTGAATGGGAAGAATAGAAATATCAGATGAAAATACAAGACTGGCTGTACAGTGAATCCAGTAACTAGTAAAGACACACAGAAAGAGCTACAAGCCGTAACTGGTCAAACAGCAACCGCCATAAGTCGTCAAGAATTTTAAATAAACTCGGTTTTACTTGGGCTTTGACTACTGAACATAGCTGCTCATTCACATTGTAATCGCTCATTGGAAAGCTTAAGTAAAAGTTCCAGAAAATACTAAAGAGTCTTTCAAAAAAGAAAGGTAAAGCACTGCACACTATTATTACAGCCTGAAAAACCAAACGCGAAAGCTCAAGTACTTTCTTGAGAAAGCAGTTGACAATTCTTTGAAATGTTGAAGCAATCACTTCCCCAGCTCTGGTAAAAACACAATTGACTCTAAAATACTacaaaactggacacagaacaAAATGATTGCAAGCATGAAAACCCTGGAGAACAACTCAGGAGAAATAACATGCACAGAAAATCATGTCCTCAAGCCCAGTACCACAAAataattaggcatctttcttcaGTTTCAATGACTGTCAGACGCTGAAGCACTCACCATGGTATTTCAAAGGGTCTAAGTTTACAGGAGCTTACATTCCCCTGAAATCCTCAATTTTTCTGTGGGGGTCCCATACACAGAAGTCCAGAAACAACAGCAGAGAAATTTAACCAGCTCAGAAAACAGACTTAATCGTACCCTCACACTAGAAAAGGTGAATTTCTGGTGCCTGGTAGAGTTGGCCCCAGCATTCCATCCCACGCTCCCACAAAACTGAAACCATTTTCCTCCATCCTCAGTTAAGCAAGTTATTGTGATGAGACAGGACTTCCAAATATTAAGACCTCAATATTTGATAATTTGTTacaaaaatgcaaagcacagaattacagaaagAATAAAATTTACTTATGCAGCTATATGAAAGCTGCAGCCATGACATTAATTTTCAGTGTTTTGGAATGTTTTCTTTAATTACAGTATAACATCCCCTTCCCCATTACTCTGTGATTTTCCCCTGAGTGCTGTAATTTACTTGGATAGGTTTCTcatatttcttcattttgtaCACCGCTGCTACTTTTAGAAAAACATTATTGTGCACTTTCTAACACTCACTACCctgaaaatatttccatggaatttttattaattttaattacatTATAGCTCATTTAGATGTGAACGTGGGAGTAGTCCAACTCTATCGTACagctataaatatttaaaagcaatacTAGAAGTAAGACTGGAAACACCTTCGGAAACATTCCAGTGCTTCTCTGGGAGCGTGTTCAGCTGCAGAGTAAAGACTGTCAGAGCAATGGGATACGTGATAGGAGGGGTGTAAAAGCACAACAGGCAAAAGAACATTTACCAGTCAGCTACAACACGTACCACTCTTTGAAGGGCTCACCATTTTTTGCACAAATTAGGCTGTTACCTTAAGCCTatgtttttctttgtaaatatttcCAGTACCCTCTTATGAAGTAACACAGTTACATTCTGCTTTACATGAACTGACTTCTATAATCTCTTTAACAATGGACTCCCTAGGCAATTTGAAGACAATTAAGTATTTGTCTGGGAATGGTTTCATCAGCTCTCAGATGCTGCTCTCGGTCAGCTAATTTCAGCAGAAATAAGCTTAAGACTTGCTCAGAAAACTCAAATTACAGAAATGCTCCTTCAAAAATTGAGCAAAGCTAGTACAGTGGGGTGTAATCATTGTAAAGCTAAGATATGGTAATTAAGAAAAGAAACCAACCCTTTTCCTAACCAACTCTGGTTCCTGTTCCAACAAAGTCAAAAGAAAGTTTTTTCAAAAATTCTTTGTGTAAAAACGCTGAGGACAAAGCTAGGCTAACAGCACTAACGTAGTTCTGTGCTTTCTCTACATTTATACAATGAATAAGATTGTCTCCTTAGACATcaatataaatgaaaatatttaagagaATCAATAAAATTAAGAGAAGTCTTCCTGATTCTTTCAAAATGTAGCGTCAAAGATGACATTTCCTACTTGAACCAAAACAGTGACTGAGTCAACACTGTAAGTGAAGGAACCTCCAGAAAACAAGCATTCGAAACAATGAAAACAATTCTTCCAAATTGCGTGATTTAAGATAAAGAAGCTCTTGCCTTAAGAGAGCAAAATAAACgagcagggaaggggaaagggcaaCACGGTGTCCCTGGGCCTCCCCTCCCAAAGGGAGGCTGCTCCGAAGCCCTGACTCAAAGAACAGCAAGACCTTATTCCAAGTTGGCTTTTATAGCAGCATCCACCCTGGAGATGCAGACTGCATCCTTTTGGAAGGTAAAAACACCTGTGCAGCAGAAAAATAGATGGCGTAGGATTTAAGAGTATTGTCACAACATTCACAGAGCAGCGGCCGTTAGAAAATGTgccaaaattaaaagcaaaacagtaGTGTTATAAAGCCTAAATGCCTCTAACACTTTCCTTACGGAACAGATGGCTGTTATTAGCAGCTTGGAGTCCTCTGGTTTGCATAAATCCTGGTACATGTCTTCGTTAGAGAGGTCACAATTCTAAGCCTGTACCCCAACGATCAATTGGAATACCTGCTTCTTTATTTCTCATTTCAGAGTATCAGAAAGCTGAATTCCACCTATTATAATTAATGTACAACATTCTAGTTTCCATGTTACAGGTAAAGTTAGATTTCTCTTAAGGTATATAAGCAATTTACATTAACATCAGACAACCTCCAGGAAACATTAGGAATAATGCCCAAGTGTCTCTCTAGGCAGGACTGCTCTGACAGCACCGCTCTTAAAGCTCTCTCATTCTGCATTCCCGCAAAGTAGGTGCTCCTTATTGTTGGCAGGACAGAACTATATTAATACAAGACAGTAGGGCAAGCCCTAGAAAAGGTATTGAACCATCACATGTTGGCATTGTTTATATACTGTGTTTAAGTCAGAAAACAGATAACTGCACTGTTTTAACTATAGAAATAAAGTGAACGTAACTGATAGATGCAAAATGTATGTGGTAAGTTGATTGTAGCGCTAGAATGAGTGCAGTCATGCAGCAAGACCCTGAAACCTCTGACATCTGAGATATAAGAAGGATGTTCAAAAAAGAAAACCTCTGAAAAGCAACCCTAGGTGATCAAATGTGTACATGAGCTATGCTTGATAAACAACAGAGGAATATAAACCAAACACTTTTAACAAGAGGTTGGAGCCAGATAAATTATTGTTTTCATGTCAAATTTTTTCCTTACGTGCCAGTAAAGAATCTGGGAACTATGATTATCATCGTTGCTTTCATCACGGCAGcgcactcaggaattaaaagaatTTTAATGCGCTATAACATTTATAGCTAACTCAAGAGTGTACGTaatacttagaagaaaaaaagattttcaaGAAAACTACAAAGCAAACTTGTTCTCTGTGAATCCAAATTATGAATATAAGCATTTTAGATTTAACTTTGACCATTACATAGTCATTGttcttataaattaaaaaaaaaaaaagtgaaacaagcAGTAAGTCTTACCCCAGAGATAAGAAACACTTTACAGAAGTCCAAAACAGGTAAAATCTGCAAAAAACTGGCAGCTTCCAGAGTGTCCTGAAGGTTGTCCATATTAAGGGAAAGTTTTGCAGTATAAATGAAATCAATGATCTTCTTCAGGCCTATTTTGTTCACACCATGAAGTTTAATGCACATTAAATCCTGTTCCTTCATTCCTCCTGAAAAAGACATGTAGGTAAGTTTATATGATCAATTTGACCGATTTGAAATAATTTCATAAACTCAAACaaaatttaaatacaattttGAAGTCTAGTTTAAAAACCCATATGCAACAGTAGAAAGAGTACAACTACGTAGATTTGTTTGCAGTCCTGGGCTAATTCACACATAATACTGAATATGTGTCTGAGTGTCTAAACGATGGCAATTTGGAGATAGCCGCGGGCATTACTTTAACAGAAGCCCCACCTGTGAACATCGCCTTGAAGTAATCACTTGCAGAAGCCATCATCGCTCTGTGAACGGGAAACACTTCGTCACCATCTCCTGGAACAAGCGTCACATCACAAAGCAAACCTTCCACCCGCAGCTGGTCAAAACCCTGCAAGAAAAGCACCATGTGAAGCGTTCACTTGACCTGGGAGGAGAGTGGGAATCTCTTTCATTTCCCTTACGTAAATacttatttacttttatttatatatgcACTGTAGTTCCAAAAAGTCACTAAACTATTTGCCATCTTACAACCATTCTCTCTAACATATTCAATGATAATTATTCACTGAAAAACAAGCAGAATAATTACTATTTTCCAGGAATGGTTGAAGAATGCAAACACTGGGCCTTAGTTTTATTCAGCTAATTAGTTATTTCCAGGAAGGAGTTTGTTTTGTAAGCTCTAGCAATTGCTCCAGGTAGGGTCTGAAATCTTTTTTGGACATACCCTTACTGGACACATATGCATTCTAGACATATTTCTGTCCCACACCAGTTTAAGTGCTTTGCAACCTAAGAGGCTGCAGAATATTGGGGCCTAAAAGAAAGGTGTCACCTGCTTCTATGATTATCAAATTTATCACTGAAGTTTACATGGCATCTTCCACTGAAGATATGCCTGGTTTGGGATATCGGAAGATGGGTGGAATACTCAGCTCCTTCATGCACTGCAGAACAAAAGCTCAAACATAAACCAACTTCCTTCAACCAATCACATCTGATGTTTTTCAAGTACTAACAAGAATAAAAATATCAAGTTTATAGTTTTAACATTTAGTCTTGGCATCAGCCCCCAAGGTTTAAAATGTTATCTTAAAGAAAGGCTGcatttttaaaactgcaaaggTAAGTAGAAATGAACATTCAAATTTGTTGCACAGAACAGAGTGCAAATGAAAAAATGAGTTATTAGCTCAAATAAATAACAGAAGCAAAACACAGGTTGATACAAAACTAATGCATTTCAATGCCTCAAACGACTTGTCTGTAGTTTCTACAAACAAGGCTTTTCAACTTTTTGCTCA encodes the following:
- the KLHL13 gene encoding kelch-like protein 13 isoform X2, producing MNSKKVQMLCVHEEQRRYFRLSEMMWRDTLSLVEEEDPHMKVSLGSSDMGVSAHLQSSKTGTTRFFTSNTHSSVVLQGFDQLRVEGLLCDVTLVPGDGDEVFPVHRAMMASASDYFKAMFTGGMKEQDLMCIKLHGVNKIGLKKIIDFIYTAKLSLNMDNLQDTLEAASFLQILPVLDFCKVFLISGVSLENCVEVGRIANTYNLTEVDKYVNNFILKNFPALLSTGEFVKLPFERLAFVLSSNSLKHCTELELFKAACRWLRYEDPRMEYAAKLMKNIRFPLMTPQDLINYVQTVDFMRTDNTCVNLLLEASNYQMMPYMQPVMQSERTAIRSDSTHLVTLGGVLRQQLVVSKELRMYDEKAHEWKSLAPMDAPRYQHGIAVIGNFLYVVGGQSNYDTKGKTAVDTVFRFDPRYNKWMQVASLNEKRTFFHLSALKGHLYAVGGRNAAGELATVECYNPRMNEWSYVAKMNEPHYGHAGTVYGGLMYISGGITHDTFQKELMCFDPDTDKWTQKAPMTTVRGLHCMCTVGDKLYVIGGNHFRGTSDYDDVLSCEYYSPTLDQWTPIAAMLRGQSDVGVAVFENKIYVVGGYSWNNRCMVEIVQKYDPEKDEWHKVFDLPESLGGIRACTLTVFPPEDNTGSPSRESPLSAP